TCCGCGCGGTGCGCTGCGGTGACGATCGACGCGGCCGCCTCGCAGCCCGACTCGAACGACTCGGCCACCCCTCTCACCCGCTGCGGGTGCGCGGCGGCGCGGTTGTCCAGCAGCACCACCAGGCGGGGGAGGCTGGTGTCCACGTTCTCCCGCACCATCAGCTCGCCGACCCGGGCGCTGGTGCGCCAGTGCACGCGGCGCAGTTCGTCGCCCACCACGTACTCCCGCAGTGAGTCGAAGGTGATCGACCCGTGCGGCACTCCGTCCACCCGGCCGTCGAGGCTGCGCCCCGCGCCGGTGGGCACCGCCGTTAGCGGGTGGACCCGGGGGTGTACCCACACAGGTGTGCTCGCGCCGTACGGGCGGGTCAGCGCCACCAGGCCCAGCGGGTCGCGCCGGGTCACCCGCAGCGGCCCGACCGGGACCACCCCACGGCGGTGGGTCGGCACGTCGTAGCGGACCTCGGTGTCCCGGCCGGGCCGCAGGCGCAGCAGCGGCACCGGCACAGTGCGGTCCCCACACCGGTCCTCCGCCAGCACATTCGCCGAGCGCAGCCGGCCGGTGTTGCGGACGGTCAACGTCATGCTCGCCGGCTCGCCGCGGGCCACCCGGTCCGGGTCGGCGCGGCGGGCCACCACCAGCCGGGGCCGCCAGGCCGCGGTCAGCGCCGCGTAGCCGACGGCCGCGCCGGCCGCCGCCCCCAGCAGCGTCAACTCGGGGTACGCGAACCGGAAGCCCACCCCGAGCAGAACGACGGCGGCGACGAGCAGCCCGACCCCGCGGGCGGTGATCCCCATGGCGCTGCTGCCGGTCAGCCCTGCACCGGTGCCGGCTGCCCCGACGGCAGCGGCACGGGCACCGAGGCGATGGCCTGGCGCAGCACCTCCGCCGCGGTCATCCCACGCACCTGGGCGTCCGGGGTGAGCAGCAGCCGGTGGGCGAACACCGGTTCGGCGAGCGCCTTCAGATCCTCCGGCATGATCCAACCCCGTCCGTCGATCAGCGCGTACGCGCACGCGGCGCGGGTCAGCGCGATGACGCCCCGGGGGCTGACTCCGACGCGCACGTGCTGGTGGGTGCGGGTGGCGGCGGCCAGCCGGACCGCGTACGCGTAGAGCGGCTCGGCGATGTGCACCCGGCGGGCCATCCGCACCATCTCGCCCACGGTGGCGGTGTCGGTGACCGGGGTGAGCGCCTCGGGGGAGCGGACGGTCGCGCCGCGCAGCACCTCCACCTCGACCGCCTCGTCCGGATACCCGACGGAGAGCTTGACCAGGAAGCGGTCCAGCTGCGCCTCGGGCAGCCGGTAGGTGCCGTCCATCTCCACCGGGTTCTGCGTGGCGACCACCAGGAACGGCGCGGGCACCGGGTGCCGAACCCCGTCCACGGTGACGGTGCGCTCCTCCATCACCTCCAGCAGCGCCGACTGGGTCTTCGGCGACGCACGGTTGATCTCGTCGGCGATGACGATGTTGGCGAAGACCGGCCCAGGATGGAACTCGAAGTCCCGCGTCGCCTGGTTGAAGATCGTCACACCGGACACATCCGACGGGAGCAGGTCGGGGGTGAACTGGATGCGCCGCCACTGACCCTTCACCGTGGCGGCGATGGCGCGGGCCAGGGTTGTCTTGCCGACCCCGGGCACGTCCTCCAGGAGCACGTGACCCTGCGCGAAGAGCGCGGTCAGCGCCAGCCGGACCACCTGCGGCTTGCCGAGCACCACCGCGTTGACGTTCTCGGCCAGCCGGGCGGCCAGCGCGGCGAAGCCCTGCACCTCCGGCTGGGTGAGCGGCTCGTGGGTGTTCACGGTCGGTGGTGCTCCTTGCCTGGGTGGTTCAGCAGGTGGGCAGGACGTTGATGTTGTCGCCGCCCTCCAGGTTGAGCCAGGCCCAGGGGATGTAGTTCTTCCCGCTGTACTCGACCTGCACCCACCAGGTGCTCTGCTTCTGGTTGTTGTAGATCCACGAGTCGACGTTCTGGCCCGACTTCTTGCAGTACGCCTTCAGCCGGGTGCCGGGCTTCGCCCAGCCCTCCTGCTGGTCGTTGTCCTGCCGGGTGACCCGGAAGATCTCGTTGCCGTTGCGGCCGTCGACCTCCCTGTCGCAGTACGTCCGCTGGTCGCCGTCCGGCCCGTTGTTGCAGGTCGCGACGCCGTACAGCGGGTCGGTGTCCTGCGCCCGGGTCGCGGTGCCCTTGCCGGCGGCGTTGCTGGCGGTCACCGTGAACGTGTACTTCGTGCCCGGCGTCAGGCCCGGCACCGTGATGCTGGAGCACGCCCCGGCCTTCGCCGGCTCGCCCGGCGTGCTCACCGAACAGGTGGCCTGCCCGCCGCCGGCGTCCACTGTGAACGTGACGGTCGCCGAGGTGGCGGTGGCCGACGAGCCGGTCACCGTGACCCGTGGTTCGGCGACCGTGCGGGCGGTGGTGGTGGCCTCCGGGCCCGGCCCGGCCTCGTTGACCGCCTTCACCTTCACTGTGACGTTCTGGCCGTTGCCCAACCCCGTGACGGTGGTGCGGGTGTCGGTCACCTCGCTGCTGCGCCCACCGACGTCCACCAGGTACTTGGTCACCGGTCGGCCGTTCGCCTCGGCCGGCGCCCACTGCACGGTGATCGCGCCGGGCTGGGCGGCGACCGTGCCGGCCCGCAGGTCGACCGGCCGGCCGGGCGCCGCGAACGGCACCACCGTGTTGCTGACCGGCGAGGCCGCCGAGCCGGCGCCCTTGTCGTTGACCGCGACGACGGTGAACGCGTACTGGGTGCCGAACTCCAGCTCCCCGGCGGGCACCACCAGGTCGGTCTTCGTCGACTCGCCGGCCGGCGCGTTCGTCCCCGCCGAGCTGGCCGTCACCGCGTACTTCGCGATCTTGTTGCCCTGCCCGTTGGCCGCCGGCCACTTCACCAGCACCGTGCCGTCCGGCCGCTCCTGAGCGGTGACGCTCGCGGGCGGGTCGGGCACGGCGGCGGTCGGGGTGACCGGGTTGCTGCTGCGCGACGGGCCGTCGCCCTTGGCGTTCACCGCGTGCACCGCGAACCGGTACGTCTCGCCGTTGGTCAGCCCCTTGACCTCCACCGCGCGCCGGTTGGCACCGACCTCCAGGCGCTGGCCGGCGCCCTGCACCACGTACTTCATGATCTCGGCGCCGTTCGCGGCGGCCGGCCGCCAGCTCACCCGGGCCTCGGCGTTGCCGGCGGCGGCGGTGACGCTGCGCGGCGCGCTCGGCTTGCCCACCCGCGGCTTCTTCGGCGGGGGCGGCGGCGGGGGAGCCGGCGGCGGGTCGCCGCCGAGCACGTCGTTGGCGTACTTGTTGACCTCGCGCACCTGGTGCTTGTCGTCCACCACCCGGGCGGTCGCCGAGTCGGGGGAGTTGATGAACAGGTGATTCTCCCGCACCTCCAGCTCCAGCGGCCCGTTCGCCCGGCCGCGGATGGTGTCGACCAACTGGCCACCGGAGTCGAAGGAGTAGATGGTGCCGTTGGCCTCGTCGGCACAGTAGAACCGGTCCGCCCAGGCCACCGCCGCGCTGAGCCGGTCGCCATTGCCCGGCACGGTGAACGCACGCTCCTCGCCGGCGTCACCCACCACCAGCACCCGCCGCTCAGCGGACACGGTGACCGGGACACGCGGGCCGCTGGTGCGAGCCGGCAGCGCCGCCGGACCGGTCAGCTTCAGCGGCGTCAGGTGCACCTCGCCGCGCTGCACCCGCACCAGCTTCCCAGCGGTGCGGTCGAGCACCGCCACCCCGTCGTCCAGCGTGGAGACCACCAGCTCGTGACTGGCCTCGGCAACGTCGTACGTCTCGACCCGCTCCGGACTGAGCCCGCCACCGGCCGGCGCGGCCGACGCCGGCGCGGACGGCAGCTTCGCGGCGGTCACCGCCGACACCGTGCCCTCGCTGGGCACCGCGATCCAGAGCCGGCCCTCGCCGTCGAAGGTGCCGCCGGTGATGCCCGGCGGGTAGCGGACCGGCTCTCCGACGGGCGCCAGCGACCGCGGGTCGAGCTGACGCACGATGCCTTGCACCGCGTCGACGACGAACGCCGCGTCCTCGTGCAGGGCGACGCTCACGCCCAGCCCGGGGGTGGTCCGGGTGGTCGCGGTGAGCTGCAGGGTGGCCAGGTCCAGTGAGCTGACCTGCCCGGTCTGCAGGTCGCGCAAGATCAGCAGCCGGTCGGTCTGGGTGACCTGCATCGGGTGGCGGCGAGCGTTGGGGACCTCGGTGCGGGTGTCGACGCGGGCGGTGACCCCGTTGACCCGGGCCAACTCGCTGCGCGCCGCGCTCCACAGCCAGGAACTCGCGTCGTAGTTGGCCACCGCGTTGTCCGCCGCACCCAACCCGAGGACGGTCAGCCCCATGGCCGCCAGCAGCGCGGTCACCGTGCCGATGGTCACCAGCCCGCCGCGCAGCCGGGACCGCGAACGGGGGGCGTCGGTGCGCGCGGCGTCCTCGATGCTGGCCACAGCCGGCTGCCTCCCCTGAGTCGTGGCAGGTGGCGCGCCTCGCGGCGACCCCTCCCCTGAGCCGGGTGCCATCATATGGCTCGGCAGGTGGCGGGGGAACCCGCACGGTCACCCCTGTGGATACCGAGCGTGTGCGCTGTGGACGCCCAGGTCAGCTCGGTGGGGTGCCGCGCTCCCGCTCGGTGCAGACCTGCCCAGAGGTGGCGAAGCTGTCGGTCGAGTAGACCGCCAGCACTGTGAAGCAGTAGTCCACCCGGGAGTTCAGCCCGTTGACCGTGTAGCTGGTCCGGCCCGGGTCCACGGTGGCCATCACTCCCAGCGCCTGCCCGGCCCGGCCACCGGCGACCATGAACGGCACCGCGCCCTCGGACGGGTCGGTCCAGGTCAGCGTGATCGTGACCGCGTCGTCCCGCAGCTTCAGATCACCCGGCGGTGGCCCGGCCGCCGTCGGCGCCGCCGAGGTCGGCACGGTCCCGGCCGTCGGTGGCGCGTCATCGCGACTCAGCATCACCGCGCCCAGTCCGGCCACCGCCACCACGGCCACCCCGGCGGCCACCACCGCACCGATCAGCGTCGCCCGGCCGCGGCCCGCCGACCTCTCCTCGGTGTACGCCGGCCCATACCCGTCCTGGCCGCCCGGGTGGTAGGGCTGACCCGGGTACACCGGCTGACCCGGGTGGTACTGCTGGGCCGGGTACCGCTCCTGGCCCGGATACCGCTCGGCGGCCGGTGCGGGGGCGGCCGGCGGTGCCGTCCCATCCGCGGCCGCGACGGGGCTCGACTGTCGGGCGGTCAGGTCCGGCTGGGCCGAGTCGGGCCTTGCCGGACCGCCGCTGCCCGGCCCCACGGGTGTGAACACCTCGGTCGGCGCGGGTGGCGTCACGGCCATCGGATGGGCTGGCACGCCCGGCGGCACCGCCGTGGCCCCACCGGGCTCGACCTCAGGGTGCGCCTCGGACCGGGGCCCGTCCACCACGGAACCACCCGCCGGGTCGTTGCCGGCAGTGGGCAACGGCTGCGACGGCGCGGTGCGGCTCCACGGCGGCGCGGTCAACCCCCACGGCGGTACGGGCGGCGCGCTCACCGGCGGTGCGGAGACGGGTGGGCCGGACACCGGGTAGTCGTGGCCCGGTGGTGCGGAGACGGGCTGCTCGTAGGGCGGCCCGGACACCGGATAGGGCTGGGCCGATGGCGCGGAGACAGGATGGCGGTAGCCGGGCGGCCCGGACACGGGATAGGGGTGGCCGGGCGGCCCCGACACGGGGTAGGGGAGCCCCGGTTGTCCGGACACCGGGTGGTTGTGGCCGGGTGGTCCGGACACCGGGTTGTTGTGGCCGGGTGGGGCGCTCACCGGGTGCACCGGCTCGGGAGGGGCGCTGGCGGCGGAAAGCCCGCCCGCCGCCCCGCCGGCCACGTTGGTTGACCCGCTCGCCTCGGCCGGCGTCGCGGCAGCCCGGGCCATCTCCTCGGCCAACAGCGGCTCGATCTGCTGTACCTGGATCGTCGGGGTATCCCACCGGGGAGCCGGAGACGGCGGCACCGCCGGGCCTGGCGGCGCGGCGGCCGGCACCTGGGCCGATGGTGTCGGCGGCGCATCGACCCCTGGCTGCTGCGGTTGGTCGCCCACCCGTTGGCGCGGTGGTACCGGTGACCCGGACAGTGGCCTGGGTGGCTGCTGCGGTCCGACCAGCTGCTGCGGCTCCGCCGGCTGGTTCGCCGGCCGTGGACGAGGCGACGCGTCGACCGGCGGTCGGGCTGGTCCCGGCTGCTGCTCCTCGGTGCGTTGGCGTGGCGGCGTGCGAGGTGCCGGTGCCGGGGGTACGGGAGGCGCCGTGAGCTGGGGCGCTTGAGGTGCCACCGGCGGAGGCGCAGGAGGTGCTCCGGGCTGCGGTGGCCCCGGCGTGACGAACGTCGATGCCGATCGGTTTGCCGGCTCGGTGGGCATCACGCGGGGGTCGGGAGCCGGTCCCGGCGGTGGGCCGGCATCGGTTGGCGGGGTTGGCGCGGCGGGTGCGCGTACCGCCGGAGGGGTCGATTGGGGCGCGGCCGGCGGTGCCGGTGGAGCCCAGGGCGACGCGGCGGCCGGGGGGCCGCCTGCCGACGGTCGCATCGCGGCCAGGGTCGCCAGAGACAGCGTCGGACCGGACAGCGCGGAGCGCGTCCCGGCATCGCCGGCCGGAACGGGATCGGCGGAACGGTCATCCGGGGTCAGCCGGGGCGCTGGCGGCGACGGCTGATGCTCGGCCGGTGCGGCAGCGGCTTCGCCGAGGTAGCGGCGGGCGGTGCGTACCGCCGGGTGGTGCTCCCCGAGCACGGCGGGCCCGGCGGTCGCGACGCGGGTGTAGTTGCGGCGGGCCTCGTGCCGGTTGCCCAGCTCCTCGGCGACCTCCGCGAGCTCGAAGGCGAGCGCGAGCATCGCCGGATCGGAGTGGTCCCAGCGCCGCTCGCCCGCGGCGAACGCCTCCTCCAACAACCGGCGGGCGGCGAGCGGCTCGTCCGCCTCCCGGTGCAGCCGAGCCAGCAGGTGCGTGGTGTGCAGCACCTCGGGGTGGTCCTCGCCGTACGACGGGCGGGCGGATCCGACGGCCTCCGCGAGCAGCTGCCGGGCGGCGCTGAGGTCGCCCGCGGCGCGCAGGGCGAGGGCCCGGTGCTGGGCGGCTGCCAGAGGAGAGGGATGGGGCACGTGGCAATGCTGCCGTCAGAGGCCCGCCCGACGCTACCCGGACACGCCTACGGCGGTACGTCGGTGACCCCTCTCAAGGCGGTCTGAGCAGCGGTGGGACTGCCTCGACAAGGGGGTCGGATGGCGATGTGCATGATCCACGAGTGGCGTGTACAGTAACTCCCCGTGCGGCCCGCCGGGCCGACCGTCGGGTGTCAAGATCATCCAGGTCGGCGAGGTAGGCTGAACGAGCAAGTCCGGGTGGCGGAATGGCAGACGCGCTAGCTTGAGGTGCTAGTGCCCGTATAGGGCGTGGGGGTTCAAGTCCCCCCTCGGACACAGATTTTCCGCATCTAGGCGCTGTTTTACGTGTTGGTGTTCAAGCCCGCTTGAACACCTCATCTACCCTCTGGCGTCTCTGCGGGCGACCGCCGTGCCGGGGCGGGGGTGGTCGTGGTGACCGCCTCGTTCGTGCCGCCGGTAATCCCCAAGGTGGTCCCTGGCGGTGCCGGTGCCGCTGCCGGTGCCGGTGCTGGTCCGGTGGGTCGGAGTCGACGGCCCCTTCCCGTACCGGCGTTGGAATCCAGATCCCCGTCCCCGGGAGCGACCGACACCGTCTACGCGTTGAGCGCTGTGGACAAGAGCGGCAGGGTCGCCGATCGCAGCATCGTCCGGGTGCTTGGCTGGGGGCCGGGGGCTCGCCTGGACATCCGCGAGCAGGCAGGAATCATCGTGGCCCGGCCGGCAGCCGATGGTGTCCACTACGTCGGCGATCGTGGTCACCTGCATCTGCCGTTGGCGGTGCGCCGATGGTGCCGGCTGACGGCGGGGGACCGTGTTCTGCTTGC
Above is a window of Micromonospora coriariae DNA encoding:
- a CDS encoding tetratricopeptide repeat protein, which translates into the protein MPHPSPLAAAQHRALALRAAGDLSAARQLLAEAVGSARPSYGEDHPEVLHTTHLLARLHREADEPLAARRLLEEAFAAGERRWDHSDPAMLALAFELAEVAEELGNRHEARRNYTRVATAGPAVLGEHHPAVRTARRYLGEAAAAPAEHQPSPPAPRLTPDDRSADPVPAGDAGTRSALSGPTLSLATLAAMRPSAGGPPAAASPWAPPAPPAAPQSTPPAVRAPAAPTPPTDAGPPPGPAPDPRVMPTEPANRSASTFVTPGPPQPGAPPAPPPVAPQAPQLTAPPVPPAPAPRTPPRQRTEEQQPGPARPPVDASPRPRPANQPAEPQQLVGPQQPPRPLSGSPVPPRQRVGDQPQQPGVDAPPTPSAQVPAAAPPGPAVPPSPAPRWDTPTIQVQQIEPLLAEEMARAAATPAEASGSTNVAGGAAGGLSAASAPPEPVHPVSAPPGHNNPVSGPPGHNHPVSGQPGLPYPVSGPPGHPYPVSGPPGYRHPVSAPSAQPYPVSGPPYEQPVSAPPGHDYPVSGPPVSAPPVSAPPVPPWGLTAPPWSRTAPSQPLPTAGNDPAGGSVVDGPRSEAHPEVEPGGATAVPPGVPAHPMAVTPPAPTEVFTPVGPGSGGPARPDSAQPDLTARQSSPVAAADGTAPPAAPAPAAERYPGQERYPAQQYHPGQPVYPGQPYHPGGQDGYGPAYTEERSAGRGRATLIGAVVAAGVAVVAVAGLGAVMLSRDDAPPTAGTVPTSAAPTAAGPPPGDLKLRDDAVTITLTWTDPSEGAVPFMVAGGRAGQALGVMATVDPGRTSYTVNGLNSRVDYCFTVLAVYSTDSFATSGQVCTERERGTPPS
- a CDS encoding AAA family ATPase, which translates into the protein MNTHEPLTQPEVQGFAALAARLAENVNAVVLGKPQVVRLALTALFAQGHVLLEDVPGVGKTTLARAIAATVKGQWRRIQFTPDLLPSDVSGVTIFNQATRDFEFHPGPVFANIVIADEINRASPKTQSALLEVMEERTVTVDGVRHPVPAPFLVVATQNPVEMDGTYRLPEAQLDRFLVKLSVGYPDEAVEVEVLRGATVRSPEALTPVTDTATVGEMVRMARRVHIAEPLYAYAVRLAAATRTHQHVRVGVSPRGVIALTRAACAYALIDGRGWIMPEDLKALAEPVFAHRLLLTPDAQVRGMTAAEVLRQAIASVPVPLPSGQPAPVQG
- a CDS encoding DUF58 domain-containing protein; the protein is MGITARGVGLLVAAVVLLGVGFRFAYPELTLLGAAAGAAVGYAALTAAWRPRLVVARRADPDRVARGEPASMTLTVRNTGRLRSANVLAEDRCGDRTVPVPLLRLRPGRDTEVRYDVPTHRRGVVPVGPLRVTRRDPLGLVALTRPYGASTPVWVHPRVHPLTAVPTGAGRSLDGRVDGVPHGSITFDSLREYVVGDELRRVHWRTSARVGELMVRENVDTSLPRLVVLLDNRAAAHPQRVRGVAESFESGCEAAASIVTAAHRADLPVLLVLVAAESAISVERGRGDRVDGTADGEDQPLGPLDRLAAAELSGDDDALRAATTRLRQDRLGDTLIFLTGPGGRAELGHVGALRGAYPSVVVGVFGAAEPTPAGTAGLVVVDAADGARFAAEWDGVRRW
- a CDS encoding fibronectin type III domain-containing protein: MASIEDAARTDAPRSRSRLRGGLVTIGTVTALLAAMGLTVLGLGAADNAVANYDASSWLWSAARSELARVNGVTARVDTRTEVPNARRHPMQVTQTDRLLILRDLQTGQVSSLDLATLQLTATTRTTPGLGVSVALHEDAAFVVDAVQGIVRQLDPRSLAPVGEPVRYPPGITGGTFDGEGRLWIAVPSEGTVSAVTAAKLPSAPASAAPAGGGLSPERVETYDVAEASHELVVSTLDDGVAVLDRTAGKLVRVQRGEVHLTPLKLTGPAALPARTSGPRVPVTVSAERRVLVVGDAGEERAFTVPGNGDRLSAAVAWADRFYCADEANGTIYSFDSGGQLVDTIRGRANGPLELEVRENHLFINSPDSATARVVDDKHQVREVNKYANDVLGGDPPPAPPPPPPPKKPRVGKPSAPRSVTAAAGNAEARVSWRPAAANGAEIMKYVVQGAGQRLEVGANRRAVEVKGLTNGETYRFAVHAVNAKGDGPSRSSNPVTPTAAVPDPPASVTAQERPDGTVLVKWPAANGQGNKIAKYAVTASSAGTNAPAGESTKTDLVVPAGELEFGTQYAFTVVAVNDKGAGSAASPVSNTVVPFAAPGRPVDLRAGTVAAQPGAITVQWAPAEANGRPVTKYLVDVGGRSSEVTDTRTTVTGLGNGQNVTVKVKAVNEAGPGPEATTTARTVAEPRVTVTGSSATATSATVTFTVDAGGGQATCSVSTPGEPAKAGACSSITVPGLTPGTKYTFTVTASNAAGKGTATRAQDTDPLYGVATCNNGPDGDQRTYCDREVDGRNGNEIFRVTRQDNDQQEGWAKPGTRLKAYCKKSGQNVDSWIYNNQKQSTWWVQVEYSGKNYIPWAWLNLEGGDNINVLPTC